The following DNA comes from Zonotrichia leucophrys gambelii isolate GWCS_2022_RI chromosome 4A, RI_Zleu_2.0, whole genome shotgun sequence.
CAGGCATTGAAGAGCTGCAGAGATAATTGATCACTGAAGTACAACTGGTGTTTGGTGGTTGTAAAATAGGGAAAGGGGAACAATCATTCTAAGGTGCATAATCTGAATTAATAATGAGAGAAATATCTGACTGTGTTCTTCTGTATCAATTCCTCTCAGGAGCAGATGAAAATCTCAGTGTTGGGAGAACATGCATTATTCCTGCAACATGCAACCCAATTTTATCCAGGCCTGTCTGTGTGCTGGGAAGAATTATTCCCAGGAGCCCCAAAGGTGCCAACAATGCAGAAGGCTTCTGTGAAGGCTCAAACCATGGCAAAGTCTCTCAGGATTTTGAACAGATCATATTATGACATggataacaacaacaacaacaaaaaaaaagccaacaaaaaaccaaacaaacacacaacaaacccacaaaaaacaaaaacaaacaaaaaaacccaaaaaacaacaaaaagcaaaacaaaaaaattaaaaaaaaatccctaaaacaaacagaaaaaacacaaacaaacaaacaaaaacagataaccaaaaaaaaacccaaaaaccagataacaaaaatggaaatgccTGAGTGTTCCTCCAAATCTTTCCTCAACAAAGAGCTGACCAGCCCCATTAGTGGCAATGCGAGTGATATTTGGGATAAAAGGGGTGCAAATCCCTTGAAGTTTTATTTCAGTGGGTTCAGATGTGATCCTTCACATCCCAACTATCCTCCAGCTGTTTAATGCCTGCCTTTTAAACCCTGCATTATTGCTGTACATCTCTGCAGTAAACATCctgattttaaaaggaatttgttTACATCTTATTAATAAAATGAATGACACTTCAGAGACAGAAATGGAAAGTTGCCACAAGAGATGTCAATTAAGTCTGAGTCAATCTGGGTAAATTGAAatctttattttgatttaatttaatgCTCTGTGCATATGAGGCACTTTTATTGAACCAAGGAATCTTCATATATAGAGAAATGCCTCACTTTGGCCTATTAGCACTAAATTGATTCAtaattagaagaaaatgttcttgCCTCATGATCTCTACAGTAAAAAGCAATCCAAATGCTGTGATGGGGCTTTCATGTAGCACCCTTGGTTTCCTGTAATATTTTCATGGCAGGCAAAGCATGGAAATTTTGCCAAAATGCCATGGAAACCAAAACTCACAAAGCACATCTGTCTGTATGACTGGGCTTCTGTGAGTCCTGCTTCAGCCCAGTGTGTCAAGGTCACTTTCTGCTGTGTCAGAgtgaagaaaagagaatttccagTGGTTCACTCATGAAACTGTGGGGTAATGTGTTTTCAATTCCATCAGGGGTTTGTTTGACCTTAGATGATGTGTTGTATTTGCTGACATCATGGTTGTAACCAAGCTTGGCTCTATAAAAATTGATTTAAGATACTCTTGCCTTTCTTTGCAGCCACGCTGTTCTGTTGGTGCCATGACTCCTGGGAGTGTTGGACCAGTCAAAAAGGAGACCACCAGTAAGGAGGAGCATTTGTGTGCTTTGGCATTCAGTCTCATTTACAGTTCaacttttttttgaaatttaaatttaaaatttaaatttaaaattctgctgAATTTACAATTCAGTTACAGCAAGCTGTAACAGCTATAAAAGAAGGGTCAGTGATGTTTGAGATGGGCATAGCATGACATTCCTTACAATTACACtataaaattattcctttcttGAAAGCTTAAGTCTAAAACATGCAAAGAGGAGCAGAAAGGGTAATGCCAGAGCAGCCTCCAGTGGAAATGATAACAGTTCAGAGCACAGCCTggtcaggggctgcagggatcaTAACTGAGCAGCAAAACTCCATAGAAGAACTCAGGAAAGACAGGAAGGCAGTTTTGGTGGAGACTTGGCAAAGTTAGTGTTAAGTTTTTTAGGAGCTGAGGCTGTCACATTATTGAGCCCTAAGAAAGGCCAACAAGGGCCAGGGTGAGTTTTGCAGGAAAGGAACTCTGGCAaataaaatagattatttttgcttttattgctATCCAACAATAACCAGAGATTCTACTCTAAAACCTTCCAGTTTCACATTTACCAGCTTACTAAAAGAATGTTTTTCCATGCAGCACAGACATAAACCAAACTATTTTGCCCAAAAACTTTCACGTGTCTTCAGCACCTTGTCTGGGCTGTGCCCAATAATTAATGGGAAGAGCTGGATTTCTGTGTGAGGAGGTGATCCTCCTGCGAATGACTCTGCTCACTGAGAATCTCATGTCAGGGGGCTTGTGGAAGATTAGTATTTCATCCCTCTACTGATTTTGAAGTGCATGATATTATATGCCAGAAAGGAGGATTTCCAGGAAATAAAGGTTGGGCAAAGAAGATTtaagtgaaaggaaaacatcCTCTCTCTGCAAATCCTCATTCATAAGAGAGTAAGGTGAAGAAGACTGTAATCATTACCTAGAATGCTTTTAATGCAAAGATTTTTTCTAAAGCCTAGAAATACTTTTCCAGGCTTTagaaaaggcttttctttctctttttttttttttttttcattcttgaaAAATATTCTAAGCTTTCAGCAGCACTTGAGGAACAGAGACATTTCAAAATGTGTCAGTGAGATTTTTCTCCTCACTCACAGGTACTTTTCAAGTGAAatctgaaaacaagaaaaccatTTGGAATACAGAGGAGGTCCCAGAAGGATCTGAATTTGATGACACATGGGACCCTAGAGAAAAACCAGAGTAAGAAAGCTGAGACTGCCTGTGTGGGCTTCACATGGCATTAATGGAAATGAGAGTTAaacagcatctgcagccagCTGAAAAGATTGTGTTGtgcaagaagaaaggaaagatatCAGAGTTGCATCTAAAGCAATATGTGAAGAATGGTTTTAACCCCTCCTTTGAAGTCTTCTGATCTCAGAACAGAAACTTAGTGTTGGTTTTTCCAGCATAAGTTTATGTGCAGTGTCAGTTACTTGTATAAAGTGGGATTAGGAGGGGAAGTAGGTCAGAAAAACGATTTATTAACTTTAAAATATGCCATTTGTGTGAAATAcctgctttttcctgctgcaaCTGAGCTGCATCCATTTTTCCATACTCATAAATTCATAAAGTACTCCAATGtatatttgcatttcaaagaTTTAAGCTCTTTAGAGACAAATAGCACTGCAGAAGGAAAGCTGTGTGCAGGCAATTTTGAGCTCTTAAATCTTGTCACTCAATCTTAGCCTGTCAAAGCACAACTTGAAACCAGAGGCTTTTCCCTTGCTCATAGAAAAACAGTAGCAAAAATATTCTTGAAATCAGACATGTGAGTTGGAGTTTGTAGAGGTCAGAAAGCCCTGAGGGTCAGTCCATAAAGCAGATTTTGCATTTCCAATCATTCTTTCAATGTCCTAAAATGTTAAATGCTGGAGCACATGGCCTGTAGCCCATGAGGTGACATTGTGCACCagaatcttcattttttttctgcatgtaaGTCAGGACATGAGGAGTCCAATTTCCCAGTTAAACACAGGACCTGAGACCCACCTAAATGGGGACTCAGCCTTTCTGAAAATGGGGTTTTCAATTTCCCAATTAAACACAGGACTTAAGACCCACCAGAGCAGGGACTCAgcctttctgaaaataatttggatttCACCCTCATGCACAGTTGTCCCTGAAATGGTCACTGTCAGGTACAGAACACACTGTCTGTATTGTGGGCACAGAGATTTTCTCGTGCTGTTCTGTGACCCTTCCCCTCTGCAGTGCTTCTCCAGTCTCAAGCACTTCTGACCCTTGTTGCACAGATGAAGAGAGAGAATATAAGTCTTTACAATAGTTTATCaaatgaagcaaagaaaatgtgctaaaaggaaaacagatggCTACAGAGGTGCATCCAGAGCTATTAGACACATTTGTCACTGACTTAGGAATTATTACATATGCAGATGCACACTGGAGATGTGAAAGATTTTCAAACAGCTTAGACAAGTGATCCACCCCAGTAATTTTGCCGAACTTAGTAGGAGTAGCATATGTTATAAATACaaattcagttttcctttcctcattcATTAATTACCAAGAGCAAGGGAATACGTGATTCCACATTTTGTAGAtgtgaaggagaagaaaataaatgttagcTAAATGCAAAACTGCAGTCTGGCTTAAGAGTGCTATGCTCAGGCTGCAAAAATATGCTAAAGGACAGAATAGAACACATGGAATTGTGGCATCTCCCTTTTCAAATCCATTCCCCAGGAGTTTGTGCTGTTTGACTTGCTGATAGGCATTAGGAAGCATTTCCTGGTCCTGCCAAGGCTGGTtgggggagcagaggcagcacagtgaGTGCTTTGGGAGGtggaggaaattattttcaccTGTCTTCCAGCTGTCCCAGTCATGGCTCTGAACAGAAACCCAGTGCAGATGGATTGGAGCCTTGAAGGGAGACTGCAAAGGAGGAGAGGCAGTGTGAGGAGGATTTAGAGTCCTCTGAGAATCACAGTCTCcttcagcctcctgctccagaatTCCTAGGCAATGGCTTCTCTTTGGCAGGTATGAGATTTCCTTCAAGCAGCACGTGGGAACAGAGGATGTGTTCTTTGGGATGACTGGGAAAGACCCCTCCACTGCCTGCTGTGAAGATATAGTGgtgagctgagcctggagctctggtcccttccctgtgctctttctctgcctttcccaccTCCCCTTCTTTCTGAGGGACAGAATGTAAACACCAAGCTCCACTGCTGCCTTTGATTGACCTCCTGTAGCACTTTCTCGTGGTTCTCCAAGCGTTTTTAGATGACATTTACACTTGCTAACCTGAGGAACTTTTGTATCTCCTCAAGGACCAAGTGTGCTCAAGGCAACCTCTGCAAATGCATATGCCCCATATAAACttaaagggaataaaaatgtAGCTCTAAGATGAAGTTTCATCTTGGACACACTTTTGGaaaggagaggggctgggaaggagatttttttttcatcttcctgCATTTTTTACAAGCTGTGTGGGCTAGCAAAATGCTACAATGCTGACAGCCTTTAAAGTTCCAGCTATCAGATCCTGCCTCATCATTATAAAATCAAAGACCTCCGTGGTTTCTGAGCTCCAGGACAGGTAGAAGTGCTGTGTTATCTTTCTAGCAGAAGCAAACTGTCCCTGCAATGCACAAAGCCTGAGGCTTTGCTGAGTGTTGAACACCTGTCAAGCACATTAGCAGCTCAGGAACTGGAAGAGAATAGGATATCAATACACATCACTAAGCTATTGAAAGCAGTCATTATCACTGTCGGATTTGCTCTGATACAAATTACCTACTCAAAACGTTGCTCTTTGATACTAGCATTGAAATATTCATGAAAATGAGCTCTTTTATGGCTTTTAGGGCAACATATGTAATCACAGCTTTACCTCTGCCCATCGTTTCAGATTAAAATCAAGCTGCCAGAGACCAAGTACTCAGACATCACATTAGACATCCAGGACAAGGTTCTTGACCTTCGAACTCCCAAAAAGTAAGTGCAGCACAACTGATAAAAGTACAATTAATATCCTGTTTGAAATGGGGTTTAGCCAAGCTTTTAACTGCAGTCTGTGTGGAAAGCAAAGTTAGAGATTGTACTGTTAATAATTGCTTGTGAAAAATAGGTACAGAAAAGCCACTCATAGTCCATCCATAGGTGCACAATCTTCTGGCTTTGAATCTGTGATACTGTCCAGTAAAAAGCTTTGGCACAGATTTTGGCTACTTAAACAACAAGTATCAAGGGCTCAAAACACCTGGCAAAAAGCTGCCCAAGATCTTGAAAGACTTGGTCTAGTATTCCTAAGCACTAATTTGTACAAATAAGTATGACTGAAGGTGGTAAAAAAAGTGCAGATGAATTTTCAGTAGCTGAAAGCCAAATTATGGACCTACCCAAGCACAAATGCAGAGCTAGAAATGTTACAAGGTTTTCTAAAGagttttcctttgattttttttaatagggcTATTTCAAGCCTACAAAGATAACTGATAATAAACTCTTGGATTTCTCAGTCTTCCTCCATCTCTCCCTCAGTGTGCAATTCCTCTGCCTGAGATTTCCTGATAATTCCCATGTCTGTTTTGCTCAAAGTCCTTCTTCACAAAGACTGTTTTTATAAGAAACCTTAATCCTCTCTGGGTTGACTTGCTGCACTGAATGGGGTGTGGGAAGATCTATATGAGAATAGCTTTCTGCAGATAAATTCCAGGAGCAGGCCATGGATTAAGGCCTAAATAAGTCCCCAGCAGACTAACTATAGAAAAGCCATTTTTCTCTGCCAAAACCAGGCAAAATCAGTTACCCTGTGCTTGATGTCAACCCAAGGATGCAACAGGAGTGGAAGAAGGTTTGGGAATGTTTGTTTTGAAActggaaaattgggagaaataATTGTTCAGCTAATGACTTGCTGAACCTATGGGCAGTAAAAGAAGGAGCTTAATGCAATGCTGCAGATGTAGAAAACCTCAgcatccttttccttttgcagttcTGTCTTTTTGGTGACTCAGATCTGCCATTATCTTCTCAGTACCCAGCTGTCTCTAGTCACAAGCCTAGCAAATAAAAAGTTCACCATAAATCTGATGGTTGCTTGGGTACAGCCTGAACCAGTGCTGCTTTCACAAATATAAGTGCAAGTCTCAGTATGAGGGAAACAATCAAGATGTCAAGTTCTACATACTGAAAAACTTTATTCTCCCACAGATGGGTAAAAAGATTCCAAGCAACTGCTTCCAGCTCTGTAGTTCTGGGGCTGCTCCTAAGCCAGGCTGCTTTTaagtgataaaaatatttcaatatttctatCAATATCCAGTCTTGCTGTGCATGAAGTGTTGCAGGAACCCCATCACAACAAGGAGATTTATTGTGATAACATTCCCTGGCATACTGACTGAGGAATTGCAGGAGTAAATTGCAATGATTTCTCAACTGCTCCCCTGGTCTGAGACACTGACATCCCCTGTGTCCTCTTTTAcagcaagctgctgctgcacctcccCTACCCTGTGAACAGCAAGGAGGGCAGAGCTCGTTTTCTCTCTGAAGAGGAGATCTTGGAAGTCACCTTGAGAGTGTCAAGGAAGTTGGATTTCATCAATTTTTCTGATGGGTAGAAAGATAGAGAAAGTTTGCAAAAACTAATGTTCTAGTTTGAGGGCTTTTGGAAACCCAGCTTGTTCTGAAATAGTAGATGGCTTCCCTTGAGCAGTCCAGGGAAAGTGTCTGGAGAAATGAGTCAGGAGGAGCACAGCACCACAGCTTctaacagctgctgctgtctgacCCTCACACTGCTCTGGTTAActttctgcttcctgcagacTGGAACAGCCCCTGTGAGTCAGAAAGTGGGAGATTTCAGTTCAAAAGCCACAGAAAGTCTTTGTGTGGTCATGGCTGAGGTAGCACAGTGAGGCTCAGGACAATGTTTGTTGCTTTGGTACCATTCCAAGCCTTGCAAGTGCTACTGGCCTTGCTTGGTGTCCAGTGCTGGAACTGGGGCCAGTTCAGAATCTTCTCTTGCCTATTTCTTGGTGAGAAGATCATTCTGCAGGGATCCATACCCACATCTGAGGCTCCTTTACACTGGCAGAACAAGTTAACCAGCTATAGTTGAGTTGCTGAACATCTCAGCTCTTTTGAACAGGTTTCTGAAAATTTATGGTTCAGTGTTGTCTAGTcatctgctgtccctgcacctATTTCTCTGATCTTTCttgattaataaaataataggtTCTAAGGAACAGTTCCAGTTATCTTTGAGTCTGCCTTCTCTATATTATGCTCTGAGATAAGAGGAATTTTGCATAACAAAGGTTTTCTCACAGGACTGAAATGCTGCAAAATCTGTTCTTTGGCCTTCAGGTCCAATCTGGAGATGCAGAGTTGGGTAACTCTGTATCCAGAGTTACAGTAGCTGCTGGgcaaatatattaatttaatgtTGTTAGTCCTGCAGGAAGCAAAGGTACTTGCTCAGTGATCAAAGTGGAAGAGAGAAGCAGGTCCATGTTAATGGCACACTTAACCAAAACCCTGTGAGTACTTTCAGAGCAAAATGGCTTTGAGTCCTGCATTCTTCTGGGGTGGAAATAGAGGAAAATAATTGACCAGCTAGGCTGCAGACAGCACCCATGCAGCTAAACTTGTGGCAGGCTGTAATGAGAAGATGGAAACTCCATGATGGACTGCAGACACTGACAGTGAGTTTAAAGGTGCAGTCACTGTATGTTTGTAATCCACTACAATATAACTCCAGGACAAATTGGGCTGATGTCTGGACATTTCAACCCCTTCCCTGAAAAGTGAACCATTGCTTGGGTCAGAATAATCCTAATCAACTTCTGCTGTAGCCTTAATGCACTGGAAAGCAGATACTTCATTTCTGATTCATCACAAGCTATGAAATATGCTGATAACACTCAGGGGCTACTCCAATTGGTATCTGCTTAAGCTTCCATAAATTAGATCTGAATGTCTCTTATTCCAAAGCTGTGGTTGAGCAGGACAATGTGGATGCATGAGAAAAGGCTGACTTCACTCCTCCTGACTCAGTTTTTCCCTCCTGTGCTTGCCAAACAAGCTGTTTCTTGGAAAAAGGTTCTCTTTGTGGTCTCTAGACAATATGCTGCttcatttttgcatttcttatACACATTACAAGAAAAGTGGAAGATTGACCAGTATTGATATGCCTGTGAAGGTAACATTTGTCCAAATTAATTCAGTATATCCATGGCAAGGTACAGCTCTTCTGAGCCCTACTCCAGTGCTCTGTCCACAAGGTTATATTGCCTTTATAATTGGCAGTAGTAATTTACTAAGCCTTAAATCATCAAGCTCTGCTTAATTTAATGTCAGTGTTTGATACTGAAAACAGTGATGAGTCTGGCTCATTGTGCCTCTCTCCAGTGTTAGTTTCTTATGGAAATGAGCATATGCCACACTGGTATCCATATCATCATTTatccccaaatattttttagcCTGAGGGCATTTTATCAGCATTCAGGAGACGAAAACCTGAGGTAAGTATGTTCTGTAAGAAATAGAAAAGGGAAACACAAATTTGTACTGCTTAGGAGGGAGGTTGTAATGTGATTTCTTGTACCTGCTGGGCACTCTCTGTGCATCCCCCTCCAGGCTCCTGTAGGTCACCCATGAGGGGGAGCTGGCAGGTTGGTGACAATGGATAGGAAAGGGTGATATCCTGCCAGGGGGAGGCTGAAATCACAGAGTGAGGATAGAGGAACACAGGGCACAAACTCATGAGCAACCAGGCTTTGTGTGTTCTGCTCAGGAtaggctctgctgcccttttcACTGGAGCAGGGACGCAGCTCTGGGGTGGGCACATTGCTGGGCTGGTTGGATCCCCTGCCTGAAGGCACCACCATCACCTGGAGAGCCTCTCACATCCTCACTTCCTTCCTGTCGAGGACAcagaggctgccctgggcaaaagtttgagttttggggtttggactTTTCCATAAATCCTCCCAAAACAACTCACAGATTGTCAGAATTCCCAGAAATCTGGAGGCTACTACCAGCTACAAGGGTTGACTTTTTTGCATGTGTCTGAGGGCAGCTTTGCTTTGCTAAAGTAGCTCCGGCAGAAATCCTCCAGGAGGGGAACCCCCCTTGCCTCTGAACATCAACACTGACGTGGAAGTGCCTCTCCAACACCTGCAAGCATCTTAATTAATCAAAATTATGAGCCCAGTTAAACAACCCAGCCATTAAGCCCCAGCCATTAAGCATCATCAAGCTTTATTTGGTTCCCATAAGAAGCAGCTTGATTAAATGTATTGCAGTTAAGTGGAGGGCACTGCAGATGTGGAACTGAGATAGAGGCTTGTTTGCAGCAGCATCCCAAGAAACTGCAGGTTCTCATCTCACCTTGTCCACACATTCTGCCCTCCAGTTGTGGTTGCAGAGCTACCATCTCCATTTTGacctgtgtcacagacatattttatggaaaatcctttccttaggatttttcctcctgagaatctgagaggcctcaggaacaaaatgtaaacaatgattatctgctgctgtggaatgcaacaggtgcatctgtgattgtctgtaattaatggccaatcacagtcagctggatcagacagagagtccgagccacaaggctttgttatcattctttctttttctattcttagctagccttctgatgaaatcctttcttctattcttttagtatagttttaatacaatatatatcataatatactaaatcaagccttctgaaacatggagtcagatcctcgtctcttccctcaacctgagacccctgtgaacaccatcacagactTGTTCCTGCCTTCTCTCAGAATGATGGTGATGTGCTAAAATACATGGCCCAACTCACTGTCTGAATTTCACCTCTTTTCATATTCCCCTTTGTCCACTCACTGCTCTGGGGCCAAGACACCTCATTCTATAGCTGCAGGAAGAGAAAACTCAGATGAGTTGCTCCATGTAAACGCCTGAGGTAGGGCAAGAACCTACATTTAGATTCTTCCCTTAAACCTGCACGCTCTCATTCTCATCTTCCTCCAGGTCTGCTGTTGATACCATCATATATATACCCCTCTGTTTGTCTTAAAAGACtacttcatttttctgctgttcagTTTGAAGTTTGTATCCAAACTCTGTGTACTTCTTGCCCTGTGGGAAACACTGCTTTATCAGTTTATCCTTCCCTCCAGACCGAGTTTATCTAAAATGACTGAGCTGTACCTACGTGTACAGACACATCtgtctccctcctgctgcagcaacTCCTTTTCAacctgctgctgttgctgtggactctcaccctctgctctgcagcacctgcagcctggATTCCTCCTTGTTCCCTGGGATCcccttcaggagctgctgccacagacaGGCATTGTCTGCCCCTGGTCCTGGCTCCAGGGAGGGTGCCTGGAATATGCTgggggctggtttgttttttttcctgtgatctTCACAAACAGGAGATGATTTTTCTCTTGGTATCTCTCTTTGCTGTCTTGGTGTCTCTCttcattctgttttctccttcGGGCAAAATTCACTTTCAGGTTGTGATGAATTCATCAGAGGATGGtgagcagcatctctgtttttcccttcccatcaCAGATTGTTTGTTCTGTGCTCTTTTCAGGAGACTCTGatctcttctctcctttcctgaGTGCTTTATCTCCCCTGACTGTTCTCCCATTAGGACATTTCTCAGCAGAGCCTCCTGGCAGGTTGCAGTTGGCATATCTGACCCTTGCTGGATGTGGGTGAAGGGTGTGATTCATTTCCCCTCACTCAGATCAGAGCTGGTGAACAGCTCTGTCCTCCCTTGATGTGTCTCCTGTCTGAAGGGGAcacaagcagcagcatcacagcagaacCTGGAGGGTGTAAAGGCACTCCTAGTGAAGGACCATGgcacaaaagcagcagatgctgcaggCTGTCAGGAGTGTTGACAGAATTGAGAGGCCTCTTGAGCCCCTGCTTCAAAGGTAGCCAGTACCACACATCCCCAGTGGAATCTGGTTATAAAGAAATGAACCTATTCAGAAAAAGTCAGAGTCATTCAGAATTTCAGCCTTCCCCAAGGCCTGAAAagtttctctctgcttcctgatgtgtgtccccacatcccaggtAATGCTTAAAGAAGGTTTTGAAATCCACTCCAGGGCAACAGTGACACAGGCAACAGAGGAATGCCTTTGGTTCTGGAGTACTTCTCTCAATCCATGGGAATC
Coding sequences within:
- the DNAAF6 gene encoding dynein axonemal assembly factor 6 isoform X1 — translated: MDLDSVFSGSSLQSLAKLLRDAPEEDDDDDDVPRCSVGAMTPGSVGPVKKETTSTFQVKSENKKTIWNTEEVPEGSEFDDTWDPREKPEYEISFKQHVGTEDVFFGMTGKDPSTACCEDIVIKIKLPETKYSDITLDIQDKVLDLRTPKNKLLLHLPYPVNSKEGRARFLSEEEILEVTLRVSRKLDFINFSDG
- the DNAAF6 gene encoding dynein axonemal assembly factor 6 isoform X2; amino-acid sequence: MDLDSVFSGSSLQSLAKLLRDAPEEDDDDDDPRCSVGAMTPGSVGPVKKETTSTFQVKSENKKTIWNTEEVPEGSEFDDTWDPREKPEYEISFKQHVGTEDVFFGMTGKDPSTACCEDIVIKIKLPETKYSDITLDIQDKVLDLRTPKNKLLLHLPYPVNSKEGRARFLSEEEILEVTLRVSRKLDFINFSDG